The Papaver somniferum cultivar HN1 unplaced genomic scaffold, ASM357369v1 unplaced-scaffold_107, whole genome shotgun sequence genome includes a region encoding these proteins:
- the LOC113327870 gene encoding uncharacterized protein LOC113327870 codes for MDFQDFTIIDKSRIGLPRDHDAFKAGVRNFIDYASWDLEPDQKIFCPCKDCNNNKRELVSVVHGHILWNGFMPGYVDWVYHGEGDDQVRETTNTGNVVQDDDEEMSDLLQEMNYDASNFYKLLNDAKVSLYPGFEKFSRLSFIVHLLHVKSLGGLNIKGFDALLSLLTKAFPDAKLPKNFYEARITIKGLGLGYILIDACENDCVLFWKENADKTSCPVCHPSRWKTTELNVDNESIRRTPRGKNIPVKQLRYFPLKPRLQRLFMSSKTASYMRYHAKRRPKDGVLRHPVDSETWNTFDKKHPAFAADPRNVRLALATDGMNPFGNMLHPHSTWPVVLINYNLPPWLCMKEENFILSMIIPGPKSPGNDIDVYLQPLIEELKELWDEGVETYDISKKENFKCRAALLGTISDFPALAMLSGWSTKGEFACPCCGPDRCSERLSNGGKYCYMHHRRYLPAGHHWRHQKSAFDGEKELREPPHLMNGDEIAQQLAHFRQVQFGKNAKQTGLTEITPVTFEHNWKKRAYFMSCRT; via the coding sequence ATGGATTTCCAAGACTTCACAATTATTGACAAGAGCAGGATAGGACTTCCAAGAGACCACGATGCATTCAAAGCAGGAGTTCGAAATTTCATAGACTATGCGAGCTGGGATTTAGAACCCGACCAGAAAATATTTTGTCCTTGTAAGGATTGCAATAACAATAAGAGAGAGCTTGTGTCTGTAGTGCACGGACATATTCTGTGGAATGGCTTTATGCCGGGATATGTCGATTGGGTATACCATGGAGAAGGGGATGACCAGGTGAGGGAAACAACCAATACTGGAAATGTGGTGCAGGACGACGATGAAGAAATGTCTGATTTGCTGCAAGAAATGAACTATGACGCCTCCAATTTTTACAAGTTGCTGAACGATGCGAAGGTGTCACTATATCCTGGCTTTGAAAAGTTTTCAAGATTATCCTTCATTGTGCACTTGCTTCATGTCAAGTCCCTCGGTGGATTGAACATCAAGGGGTTTGATGCGTTGTTGAGTCTCTTGACCAAAGCCTTTCCGGATGCCAAACTACCAAAGAATTTTTATGAAGCTAGAATAACAATCAAGGGCTTGGGGCTTGGCTACATTTTGATCgatgcttgcgagaatgattgtgTTTTGTTCTGGAAAGAGAATGCAGATAAAACTTCTTGCCCGGTATGTCATCCTTCAAGATGGAAAACTACTGAATTGAATGTGGATAACGAATCAATCAGAAGAACACCAAGAGGTAAAAACATTCCAGTAAAGCAATTGCGGTACTTTCCATTGAAGCCAAGACTTCAGAGGTTATTTATGTCTTCAAAGACCGCTTCTTATATGCGATATCATGCCAAAAGACGTCCCAAAGATGGAGTTTTGAGGCATCCAGTTGATTCAGAGACATGGAATACCTTTGATAAGAAGCACCCAGCGTTTGCAGCTGATCCTCGCAATGTAAGACTTGCATTAGCAACTGATGGGATGAATCCGTTTGGGAATATGTTGCATCCACATAGTACATGGCCAGTTGTTCTCATCAATTATAACTTACCACCGTGGTTGTGTATGAAAGAGGAAAATTTTATCTTGTCTATGATAATTCCTGGACCCAAATCCCCAGGAAACGACATCGATGTGTATTTGCAACCACTCATAGAGGAATTGAAGGAATTGTGGGATGAAGGTGTTGAAACTTACGATATTTCAAAGAAAGAGAATTTTAAATGTCGTGCAGCATTACTTGGCACCATCAGTGATTTCCCTGCACTAGCTATGCTTTCCGGGTGGAGCACCAAAGGGGAATTTGCTTGTCCGTGCTGTGGGCCTGACCGATGTTCAGAACGACTGAGCAATGGGGGCAAGTATTGTTACATGCATCATCGTCGATACTTGCCTGCTGGTCATCATTGGCGCCACCAGAAGTCAGCCTTTGATGGAGAGAAAGAACTTCGAGAACCACCACATCTGATGAATGGGGATGAAATTGCTCAACAGCTGGCTCATTTTCGACAAGTTCAGTTTGGTAAGAACGCCAAACAGACTGGTCTGACAGAAATAACACCAGTTACTTTTGAACACAACTGGAAAAAAAGAGCATATTTCATGAGTTGCCGTACTTAA